A segment of the Corylus avellana chromosome ca2, CavTom2PMs-1.0 genome:
TTGGCTGAGGTTGAGGGTTCTCCGGCTTTTTCTTTGAGCAGGAAATGGAAGAGTACGAAGAGTGCCTTGAAGTTCTGGAACCAGCATCATTTCGGCCATATTCAGTATAAGATTAAAGCACTGATGTCTGATATCAGTGTGATTCAATCTAGTTCCCATTCTCCTGGTAATGCGGCAAGGGAAACTATTTTGCAGAATGAGCTGCAGGAGCAACTGTTGAGGGAAGAAGTTCTTTGGAAGCAGAAGTCTAGAGAGTTGTGGCTTACCTGTACAGATCTCAACACTAAATTTTTTCATGCTTCTACTGTCTGTAGGCGCAGGTATAACTCTATCTCTTCCTTAAAGACTGCTGAAGGTACTATTTTGGGTGGTAGGGAAAATATTGGCAATTATCTGGTGCAGCATTTTAGTTCCTTGTTTACTTCTAATCATCCGGTTTTTGATGATAGATTTACTAGTTTGGTTGATAAGGTTGTGACTGAGGAGGAGAATGTTTCCCTTTGTTTAATTCCTGATGAGAATGAAATTTTCTTGGCTATTTCTGATTTGGGTTTGAATAAAGCCCCTGGTCCTGATGGTATGACTGGGTTGTTTTATAAGTCTTATTGGCCTATAGTGAAAGTGAGTGTTGTGGATTCGGTTCAATCTTTTTTCAGGGGTGGTTTTATTCTTAAGGAGTTTAACCACACTAATATAGCCCTTATTCCCAAGATTGACAATCCTTATTTGGTGCATCATTTTAGGCCCATTAGTCTTACTAATTTCAATTACAAGATTATTTCTAAAATTCTCTCAAACAGATTTAAACCTTTATTGAGCAAGATCATTTCTCCTTATCAGTCTGCTTTTCTTAAAGGGAGGTCTATTCATGATAATACCATTCTTGCTCATGAGGTTTTTCATTCTATGAAGCAAAAAAAGGGGAATGGTGGTCTAATGGTTTTAAAGTTAGATATGGAGAAAGCCTTTGATTCTATGGAATGGGAATTTTTGCTTAAAATCCTAGAGCTGTTGGGTTTTAATTCTACTTGGATTCAATGGATTAGGCAATGTATTACTACTTCATCATTCTCTATTCTTCTTCATGGTGCTCCTTTTGGAAAGTTCACTCCTTCTAGGGGTTTAAGGCAAGGAGATCCTCTTTccccttttttgtttattttgggaGCTGAGATCTTGTCCAGATtaattgaaagagaagaaagcttGGGTCTTCTTCATGGCATCAAAATGGCTAGGAGGTGTCCTACTATTTCTCACCTTTTGTTTGCTGATGATGTCATTATTTTTTCCAAGGCTAATGAAAGTGAAGCTAGGGTGATTTTAAAGTGTCTTAATACTTATTCCTCTTGGTCAGGACAGCATATTAACATATCCAAATCTGCTATGTTCTTTAGTAGGAATTGTAGTTCTAATGCTAAAAATGCTGTCAAAGGGATTCTTCACTTGGCTTTGATCCCCTCTCGAGCTAAATATCTAGGTATTCCTCTTTTTATGCATAGGAGGAAGAAGGACTCTTTTATTGAACTTAAAGACAGAATTCTTGCTAAAATTTCTGGTTGGAAAGCTAGGTTGCTCTCTCAGGCTGCGAGAACCACTTTGGTGAAGTCTGTGGCCAATGCTATTCCTACTTATCTAATGTCTTTGTTTCTTCTACCTAAGTCCTTTTGTGCTTCTATCAATTCCAGCATTCGGAAGTTTTGGTGGGGTTATCCGCAGGAAAAGAAGCATTGTCTTTCCCTTTTGGCTTGGGATAATATTTGTAAACCTAAGTCTTTGGGTGGCTTAGGTATCCGGTCTATGGAAGCCATTAACAACTCTCTTCTTGCTAGGCTTGGCTGGAAGTTGACATCCAATCAACCTCTTATTTGGGTGGATTCTCTTAGAAGTAAGTATCTCAAGCATGGTGTTTCCTTTTTGAATGCTCCCTCTAATGCTCTTtcttcttggctttggaaaggGCTTCTTCAGAATAGAAAGGTAGTGGAGCAGGGAGCCTGCATTTCTATTTCTAGTGGTCAGAATATTGATATTTGGAATAACCCATGGATCCCCTTGATGCCTAATTTTAAGCCTATTCCGAATGAGAATTTGGTGGGGCTTCCTTCCTATTCAGTTGAGGATCTTATTTGCCCTATTGGTCGTGGTTGGAACTCCTTATTGCTGCAGGATCTTTTTGATCCTATCACGGTTCAGCATATTCTTAGCATCCACTTGCCTCTTTCTCCTCAATTTGATAAGTGGTGTTGGGTTCCCTCTCCTTCAAGGATGTTTTCGGTGAAGTCAGCCCATGAACTCTCTATTTCTTTGGGGGGCAGGGTTTCTCCCTTATCAACTGATGCTTGGACTTCCCTTTGGGGATTAAAATTGCAGGCTAGGTTGAAGCATTTGTTATGGAAGGTTGCTTGGGATATTCTTCCTTCTAGGGCAAAGATTGGTAGGTTTGTTGCTAGTGCGGATCCGGCAGCTTGGCTTTGTCCATTCTGTAAAGGACCCCCGGAGActctttcacatatttttttggaatgtGATTTGGTGAGATTTTTGTGGAGGTCCTCTCCTTGGCATATTTCCATTTCTGATTTTTCCTATATGTCTACTTCAGAATGGATTCTTGCTATACTCTCCCCTATGGCTATTTTTGGCATTACCAAGGTTGAAGTTAGGAAGTTTCAACTTTTTGCAGCACTTATTTTGGATATTGTTTGGAGATGTAGGAACCTTCTTATCCATGAAGGGGTGCAGCCTATCCCCAGCAAAGTCTTCTTTGAAGTCTCTAGCTCTTTTAATAAGCATCTTTCAGCTTGGTCAGAGATGGCTCTTCCCTCTTTGTGGATCCCTCCTGCTGCTGGTTGGATAAAAGGCAACTTTGATGTTGCTGTGAAGGGATCTTTTGCAGTTGCTGCTGCTGTGCTTAGTGATGAAAAGGGTGCTATTGTAGGTGCTGCCACGCAGAGGTTAAATTGTCCAGATGCCCTTCAAGGAGAGGCCCTTGCAGCCTTGCTGACCACTCGACTGGCAGCCTCTTTTGgttgtaattttctttctttggaagGAGATGCTCTTCTAGTGGTGTTAGCTATTAATAACCCttcccttttctcttcttggatttttgctaattgtatttCTGATATTAGTGTAGTTTTAGCTCCTTTTCAaagttggaatgctttgaaGGTTTCACGTAGTGCCAACTTTAGGGCACATGCTCTAGCTAAATGAGCCGCTTcccatcttgtttttggaagcattcccacagGATCgcctattctctcttccatccggATCAGAAATGGGAAAGATCTTCCCCTGTAGTCCTTTTCCttcattcaattagaaaaaaaaaaa
Coding sequences within it:
- the LOC132173020 gene encoding uncharacterized protein LOC132173020, which translates into the protein MVFTFESLEDLHRVLDYSPWNIKGSPLFLKRWSAEDAIADLDFTKAAYWVQVHNLPLELMTVDNAENIGASLGELLELDNVDNSKPARKGFLRFRVLLNLLNPLNPGFTYNRPPKAPLWVQYMYERLSDYFYICGRIGHLSFACPVEPRPPDHGRYGDKLKASSPKTSRVVQIFQPRNQVSDALAIVQASNRLVTESTHLFNSTQPCSSSFASSFLGTKPTTLSPINSASALMEKASFVKIQPQHSTSSLLRTSIEKLNSLDLHFPHNTWPSFVSSTLGLGPSSSSMDSSNSKLESEGISSISTFLPHTSSLHSTCVVVPTNSTSTTLPNSSSGLSTFLYQPSPNLKPPRHTNNSSSKKRFHPYSNFLPVKKPRPDIQFSKKNEEDVAAHVEDGQSVSEIAGVEAWLEVPPSGFQGGLYLAWKHGVDIEPVRLDKHCISCLVYSEPVRCPWLFSGVYAPHTSQRRDVFWSVLSKLGNSFGGAWLLLGDFNSILSSSEKSGGRDFGSSSHGNFVDFVHSNALVDLGFVGNRFTWSNCRVGRENIRERLDRGLANQNWVHSFPNSLVNHFPATQSDHCPILISTDGSYRNLPKPFCFEAFWIRDQSSHSVVAQAWLAEVEGSPAFSLSRKWKSTKSALKFWNQHHFGHIQYKIKALMSDISVIQSSSHSPGNAARETILQNELQEQLLREEVLWKQKSRELWLTCTDLNTKFFHASTVCRRRYNSISSLKTAEGTILGGRENIGNYLVQHFSSLFTSNHPVFDDRFTSLVDKVVTEEENVSLCLIPDENEIFLAISDLGLNKAPGPDGMTGLFYKSYWPIVKVSVVDSVQSFFRGGFILKEFNHTNIALIPKIDNPYLVHHFRPISLTNFNYKIISKILSNRFKPLLSKIISPYQSAFLKGRSIHDNTILAHEVFHSMKQKKGNGGLMVLKLDMEKAFDSMEWEFLLKILELLGFNSTWIQWIRQCITTSSFSILLHGAPFGKFTPSRGLRQGDPLSPFLFILGAEILSRLIEREESLGLLHGIKMARRCPTISHLLFADDVIIFSKANESEARVILKCLNTYSSWSGQHINISKSAMFFSRNCSSNAKNAVKGILHLALIPSRAKYLGIPLFMHRRKKDSFIELKDRILAKISGWKARLLSQAARTTLVKSVANAIPTYLMSLFLLPKSFCASINSSIRKFWWGYPQEKKHCLSLLAWDNICKPKSLGGLGIRSMEAINNSLLARLGWKLTSNQPLIWVDSLRSKYLKHGVSFLNAPSNALSSWLWKGLLQNRKVVEQGACISISSGQNIDIWNNPWIPLMPNFKPIPNENLVGLPSYSVEDLICPIGRGWNSLLLQDLFDPITVQHILSIHLPLSPQFDKWCWVPSPSRMFSVKSAHELSISLGGRVSPLSTDAWTSLWGLKLQARLKHLLWKVAWDILPSRAKIGRFVASADPAAWLCPFCKGPPETLSHIFLECDLVRFLWRSSPWHISISDFSYMSTSEWILAILSPMAIFGITKVEVRKFQLFAALILDIVWRCRNLLIHEGVQPIPSKVFFEVSSSFNKHLSAWSEMALPSLWIPPAAGWIKGNFDVAVKGSFAVAAAVLSDEKGAIVGAATQRLNCPDALQGEALAALLTTRLAASFGCNFLSLEGDALLVVLAINNPSLFSSWIFANCISDISVVLAPFQSWNALKVSRSANFRAHALAK